Proteins co-encoded in one Rhopalosiphum maidis isolate BTI-1 chromosome 2, ASM367621v3, whole genome shotgun sequence genomic window:
- the LOC113552357 gene encoding uncharacterized protein LOC113552357: protein MERTDEKEPCTTNMLNTKISNQNKDFKNIQEVKTVKKLEKQNVNVDDEEDDVDVDDENQIMPANMCLLVENTLCDKKEAEWVIDEDSDHSIDEDLDASSFKAYEENKKIKSKMPKTDTQKLKNPTFGSKINEPTSKETNDKSYLSSPQMIKQLQHLTNSTLNELYRPSCSTSLPGPSCSTNIPRPSCSTNLPGPSFSTNIPSSSCSTSLPDPSCSTSLPGPSFSTSLRDPSCSTSLLDPSSSTSIPGPSCSTSIPGPSCSTSIPGPSCSTSIPGPSCSTNLSGSSYVFPPDQLPSLFYGDSNDTNLNMDRELQARLLTSFYNKLFLDDLNEQKSTELNQDINISNLEDCEYSKHYFSENTNFGNIDEEPETENTECFVEDPDIVNPDIMYNIDLNEYYNQLDLLALKVIKTPDDPTGLVEYKQLPPIPQIEQTRRQFTANERFRFANGISEWEYQIDRDDWNKIMVKRAVVFTAHAGFSIANEESLYVLADVAIDYVKKLAVIMKKHFDIQADSPCPDSIDPINNSLQEIGVKGGVKELIEHYENDVFGRRNKLLKKCQHLKKLIDRQVINIIKTQNVTPEDMEEEYSTNDIEENFLSKDMDIITEEEKTEIESGIEEVIIETQYPTDENIFTDTEIEQIDPLYIDNSDIEVKMDTGKKNIENIKISAMDIKDRKINNLRTSDPSKVIEIDLLKPLDNPPIDYTLYGHSDGKEKLTEFKYSCGSESYPNPPKSEKLLDVGTPKKVIKYLYSPLGVSPRVPSQMKPEVPVEDGNYVGLSKMADQLDEDFNNYQASLTDDNVQTIYVHTISDTDEPISLNDDNADNSTDNNVQIIPVVNENDDSDSNIDYDIVSVHSFL from the exons ATGGAACGTACTGATGAAAAAGAACCATGCACTACAAACATGCTTAATACAAAAATctcaaatcaaaataaagattttaagaatattcagGAAgtcaaaacagtaaaaaaattagaaaaacaaaatgttaatgttGATGATGAAGAAGATGATGTTGACGTTGATgatgaaaatcaaattatgcCTGCTAATATGTGTTTATTAGTAGAAAATACATTGTGTGATAAAAAAGAAGCTGAATGGGTTATTGATGAAGATAGTGACCACTCTATTGATGAAGATTTAGATGCCTCGTCTTTTAAGGCATATGaggaaaataagaaaattaaatcaaaaatgccAAAGACAGatactcaaaaattaaaaaaccctACCTTTGgttctaaaattaatgaacCGACTTCTAAAGAAactaatgataaatcatatttatcatCTCCGCAAATGATTAAACAATTACAACATTTAACTAACTCAACTTTGAACGAGTTATATCGCCCTTCGTGTTCAACTAGCTTACCTGGTCCATCGTGTTCAACCAATATACCTAGACCATCATGTTCAACTAACTTACCTGGTCCATCATTTTCAACCAATATACCTAGCTCATCTTGTTCAACCAGTTTACCCGATCCATCATGTTCAACTAGCTTACCTGGTCCATCATTTTCAACTAGTTTACGTGATCCATCATGTTCAACTAGCTTACTTGACCCATCAAGTTCAACTAGCATACCTGGTCCATCATGTTCAACTAGCATACCTGGTCCATCATGTTCAACTAGCATACCTGGTCCATCATGTTCAACTAGCATACCTGGTCCATCATGTTCAACCAATTTATCTGGCTCATCTTATGTTTTTCCTCCAGATCAATTACCTAGTTTATTTTATGGAGATTCAAATGATACTAATTTGAATATGGATAGAGAACTACAAGCACGTCTTTTaactagtttttataataaattattcttggATGATTTAAATGAACAAAAGAGTACTGAACTAAAtcaagatattaatatatcaaatttagaAGATTGTGAATAttctaaacattatttttcagaaaatacaaattttggaAATATTGATGAAGAACCAGAAACAGAAAATACTGAATGTTTTGTAGAAGATCCAGATATTGTTAACCCtgatataatgtacaatattgatcttaatgaatattataatcaattggaTCTTTTAgctttaaaagttataaaaacacCTGATGACCCTACAGGATTAGTTGAATACAAGCAATTGCCTCCTATTCCTCAAATTGAACAGACACGTAGACAGTTTACTGCAAATGAACGTTTTAGATTTGCAAACGGTATTTCAGAATGGGAGTATCAAATTGATCGCGATGActggaataaaataatggtaaaaCGAGCTGTAGTTTTCACAGCTCATGCTGGATTTAGTATAGCAAATGAAGAGAGCTTATATGTTTTAGCAGATGTAGCTATtgactatgtaaaaaaattggctgttattatgaaaaaacattttgatattcAAGCTGATAGTCCATGTCCGGATAGTATTGatccaattaataatagtcTTCAAGAG ATTGGTGTAAAAGGTGGTGTAAAAGAATTGATTGAACATTATGAAAATGATGTTTTTGGTAGGCGTAACAAGCTTTTAAAGAAatgtcaacatttaaaaaaacttattgatCGGCAAgtcatcaatataattaaaactcaaAATGTCACTCCAGAGGATATGGAAGAAGAGTACTCAACTAACGACATAGAAGAAAATTTTCTATCAAAAGATATGGATATAATAACAGAAGaagaaaaaactgaaattgaGTCTGGAATTGAAGAAGTTATAATTGAAACTCAATATCCTAcagatgaaaatatattcacagATACTGAAATCGAGCAGATAGATCCTCTCTACATTGACAATTCAGATATTGAAGTAAAGATGGAtactggtaaaaaaaatattgaaaatattaaaatcagcgCAATGGACATTaaagatagaaaaataaacaatttaagaaCTTCGGACCCTTCTAAAGTAATAGAAATTGATCTCTTAAAACCGTTAGATAATCCACCTATAGATTATACACTATATGGGCATTCTGATGGAAAGGAAAAACTTACTGAGTTTAAATACTCTTGTGGTTCAGAGAGTTATCCTAATCCTCCAAaatctgaaaaattattagatgTAGGAACTCCAaaaaaggtaataaaatatttatactcacCATTAGGAGTATCACCAAGAGTACCATCTCAAATGAAGCCAGAGGTACCTGTTGAAGATGGTAATTATGTAGGACTTAGTAAAATGGCCGATCAATTAGATGaagatttcaataattatcaagCTTCGCTCACAGATGACAATGTTCAAACAATATATGTCCATACAATATCTGATACTGATGAGCCAATTTCTTTGAATGATGATAATGCAGATAATTCCACAGATaataatgttcaaattattCCTGTAGTTAATGAAAATGATGATTCTGATTCAAACATTGATTATGATATAGTCTCTGTTCATTCTTTtctttaa
- the LOC113550968 gene encoding pickpocket protein 11-like — translation MYWNELNPQKRNILFKFDNSDIKKDKDRIVIKLKTNIFNFVNLFFSSSNIHGLNHLTDKRRHYIEKLIWVIAICLSIYGSAILGSSTWNRYQENPTVVSMDREYKEWATALPAVTLCPTNKINDQLFDEFVEKKFINYTDEEKEDLRTFLELLANATYGTFKDVPVYNRISPNDYLDYVMSLNGIISYTISNSHVDIFSSIELVPSVTELGLCYSYNGYIAPYNDYKYWKRRNISEFPKIDIMSGTPLDGDIFVQITSMNFGYMGFLHSPYEAPDVACRIYPSPENFYKTLEVTALSIYSTPEIKYLSPRQRGCRFLHESDLEISPEMYTYNMCRNQCRMDQARKLCGCVPYFYRPLKKYKICDVEGMHCLDQYKEFLIKLRNTTGVDKKVNCGCYPPCDDVNYIVEGDNTIQWFLGTNLKWGLIKYPRMRLKRNILFGFTDVLVSIGGTAGLFLGCSVLSFLEIIYFFTFRLAFTSLYEK, via the exons ATGTACTGGAATGAGTTGAATCCACAAAAAcgcaatattttgtttaagtttGACAATTCAGACATTAAAAAAGACAAGGACCGAAtagtaataaaacttaaaacaaatatattcaatttcgttaatttgtttttttcatcatCCAACATTCATGGCCTTAACCACTTGACTGACAAAAGGAGACATTATATCGAAAA ATTAATCTGGGTCATTGCAATATGTTTGAGTATTTATGGTTCAGCAATACTAGGTTCGTCTACTTGGAATCGTTATCAAGAAAATCCAACTGTGGTATCCATGGATAGAGAGTACAAGGAATGGGCTACTGCACTTCCAGCGGTAACTTTATGTCCCACAAACAAAATCAATGATCAACTTTTCGATGAATTCGTAGAGAAAAA gtttataaattatacagacGAGGAGAAAGAAGATTTACGGACGTTTCTAGAGCTTTTGGCGAACGCCACTTATGGTACGTTTAAAGACGTGCCAGTGTACAATCGGATATCGCCGAATGACTACTTGGATTACGTTATGTCGCTAAATGGTATTATATCGTACACGATCAGCAATAGTCACGTGGATATATTTTCGTCGATTGAATTGGTGCCCAGTGTAACCGAATTGGGCTTATGTTATTCGTATAACGGGTACATCGCGCCATACAATGATTACAA ATATTGGAAAAGACGCAACATCAGTGAGTTCCCGAAAATAGACATCATGTCGGGCACCCCGTTGGACGGCGACATTTTCGTTCAAATAACGTCTATGAATTTCGGTTACAtg GGATTTTTACACTCTCCTTACGAAGCGCCTGACGTGGCGTGCCGCATTTACCCGTCACCGGAGAATTTCTACAAAACGCTGGAGGTGACTGCGCTGAGTATATATAGTACGccggaaataaaatatctctCGCCCAGGCAGAGGGGCTGCCGGTTTTTACATGAGAGCGATTTGGAAATAAGCCCGGAAATGTATACGTACAATATGTGCCGGAACCAGTGCCGAATGGACCAAGCGAGAAAACTATGCGGATGTGTTCCATACTTTTACAGGCCGCTGA aaaaatataaaatatgtgatgtCGAAGGAATGCATTGTTTGGATCAATATAaag aatttcttATAAAACTCCGGAATACAACAGGCGTTGATAAAAAAGTAAACTGTGGCTGTTACCCACCTTGTGATGATGTTAATTATATCGTAGAAGGAGACAACACAATTCaatg GTTTTTAGGAACTAATTTGAAGTGGGgacttataaaatatcctcGTATGCGTTTGAAGAGAAATATTCTTTTTGGTTTCACTGATGtcttag TTTCGATTGGAGGCACTGCAGGTCTATTTCTTGGATGTTCGGTATTAAGTTTCTTGGAGATAATTTACTTCTTCACATTTCGTCTGGCCTTTACGTCATTGtatgagaaataa